A section of the Triticum dicoccoides isolate Atlit2015 ecotype Zavitan chromosome 7A, WEW_v2.0, whole genome shotgun sequence genome encodes:
- the LOC119329564 gene encoding beta-1,2-xylosyltransferase RCN11-like, translated as MMAGRNHHQSHGQRLRRLVPCILVVVFAVHAVSFALYLLLQSNHPPPNPAKPEAQTHERVREPSYQKPWPRLPSFLPWTADPSLPPRSCEAYFGNGFSHLVEVLPEGRGGGGWFRCHHSETLGSSICEGARVRLDPALIAMSRGGEPIDQVMGRKEEEELPRYESGALVVEGAAAGRRGPLVEPGFLDAHVPTNGIGTHTMRALLDSARVVPPGELHCSQWIEEPTLLVTRFEYANLFHTITDWYSAYVSSRVTNLPDRPNVVFVDGHCKAPLEQTWESLFSNVTYAKSFSGPVCFRHAVLSPLGYETALFKGLSESFSCEGASAQSLRNKPDHQKTARLSEFGEMIIASFDLLEDGIVPPKKTSNGLKILFVRREDYLAHPRHSGKVESRLSNEQEVFDAVEKWAKGQKCKITVVNGLFAHMSMKEQLQAILEASVIIGAHGAGLTHLVSAMPDTKVLEIISSFYRRPHFGLISRWKSLEYHAINLPGSYASIPDVTSELGNILKGLGC; from the exons atgatGGCCGGGCGCAATCACCACCAAAGCCACGGCCAGAGGCTCCGCCGCCTCGTCCCGTGCATCCTCGTCGTCGTGTTCGCCGTCCACGCCGTCTCCTTCGCGCTCTACCTCCTCCTCCAGTCCAACCATCCTCCCCCGAACCCCGCCAAGCCCGAAGCTCAGACCCATGAGAGAGTCCGAGAGCCGTCTTACCAGAAgccgtggccgcgcctcccgtcctTCCTCCCCTGGACCGCCGACCCATCGCTGCCGCCGCGCTCCTGCGAGGCCTACTTCGGGAACGGCTTCTCCCATCTCGTGGAAGTCCTCCCGGAGGGGCGTGGGGGCGGCGGGTGGTTCCGGTGCCACCACAGCGAGACGCTGGGCAGCTCGATCTGCGAGGGCGCGCGGGTGCGGCTCGACCCGGCGCTCATCGCGATGTCGCGCGGCGGCGAGCCGATCGACCAGGTGATGggccgcaaggaggaggaggagctgcccAGGTACGAATCCGGCGCGCTGGTggtggagggggcggcggcggggaggagggggCCCTTGGTCGAGCCGGGGTTCCTCGACGCCCACGTGCCCACCAACGGGATCGGGACGCACACCATGAGAGCGCTGCTCGACTCCGCGCGTGTCGTGCCGCCCGGTGAGCTCCACTGCTCCCAG TGGATTGAAGAACCGACACTTCTGGTCACACGATTTGAGTATGCAAACCTTTTCCACACAATCACAGACTGGTACAGTGCATATGTTAGTTCCAGAGTCACGAATTTACCTGATCGTCCTAATGTTGTTTTCGTGGATGGGCATTGCAAG GCACCACTGGAGCAAACATGGGAATCACTTTTTTCGAATGTGACCTATGCCAAGAGCTTCTCTGGCCCTGTTTGTTTCCGGCATGCAGTTCTTTCACCATTGGGCTATGAGACTGCTCTATTTAAGGGGCTTAGTGAAAGCTTCAGCTGTGAAGGAGCCTCTGCTCAGTCCCTTAGAAATAAACCAGACCACCAGAAAACTGCACGGTTGTCTGAATTTGGGGAGATGATTATAGCTTCTTTTGATCTTCTGGAGGATGGGATCGTGCCGCCTAAAAAAACATCAAACGGACTCAAGATTCTCTTTGTTCGGAGAGAAGACTACTTGGCCCACCCACGTCACAGTGGAAAGGTTGAATCTAGGCTAAGCAATGAGCAGGAGGTATTCGATGCAGTTGAGAAGTGGGCAAAAGGTCAGAAGTGCAAAATAACTGTCGTGAATGGTCTTTTTGCGCACATGAGCATGAAGGAGCAACTCCAGGCTATCCTGGAAGCTTCAGTCATAATAGGGGCTCATGGGGCTGGTCTGACACACCTGGTTTCAGCCATGCCAGACACAAAAGTTCTTGAGATAATCAGCAGCTTCTATAGACGCCCACATTTTGGCTTGATCTCACGCTGGAAGTCGTTAGAATATCATGCCATAAATCTCCCTGGATCATATGCAAGTATCCCAGATGTTACCAGTGAGTTGGGGAATATACTGAAAGGTCTCGGATGCTGA